The window GTTGCAAATGCTGACGCGCTTCTTGGGGAGAGCACCCCATGAGAGCCACCAGGATCGCCGTTTTTACCTCTCCATCACAAGCTTGCAACAGTTGGGTAGCCGTAGCAGCATCGAGATCACAGGCCAAAGCCACCATCCGTTCCGCCCGCCGTTTCAGCTTGGCATTGCTGGCTTGCAGATCCACCATCAGGTTGCCGTAGGTTTTGCCCAGACGAATCATCACCCCGGTGGAGAGGGTGTTCAAGACCAACTTTTGGGCTGTGCCCGCCTTCATGCGCGTGGAACCCAGGATCACCTCTGGCCCTACCAAAGGTGCGATGGCAATATCCACTTGCTCCGTGAGGGGAGAGGGATGGTTACAGGCCAAGCCAATCGTCAGAGCACCGGATTTTCTGGCCGCCTGGATCCCACCCAACACAAAGGGGGTACGGCCACTGGCGGCGATCCCTACCACACTATCGCAGGTTTGAAGCTCGAGATTTTGTAGGGCAAGGGCACCCGCTTCTGGGTCATCCTCCGCTCCTTCCACCGCTTGGGTCAGGGCTTTTTCGCCCCCAGCGATCAGGCCAATGACTTGTCCAGGTGAAGTACCAAAGGTGGGGGGACACTCGGCAGCATCCAAAACCCCCAAACGACCGGATGTCCCTGCCCCGAGATAGATCAGTCGTCCTCCCTGCCGCATTCGTTGGGCAATGGCATCAATGGCTGCGGCAATC of the Thermostichus vulcanus str. 'Rupite' genome contains:
- the murQ gene encoding N-acetylmuramic acid 6-phosphate etherase, which codes for MSPMPHSWDPGSLTESRNPATLEIDNLSTLELVQRINAEDRRVPEAVANQAEPIAAAIDAIAQRMRQGGRLIYLGAGTSGRLGVLDAAECPPTFGTSPGQVIGLIAGGEKALTQAVEGAEDDPEAGALALQNLELQTCDSVVGIAASGRTPFVLGGIQAARKSGALTIGLACNHPSPLTEQVDIAIAPLVGPEVILGSTRMKAGTAQKLVLNTLSTGVMIRLGKTYGNLMVDLQASNAKLKRRAERMVALACDLDAATATQLLQACDGEVKTAILVALMGCSPQEARQHLQQAHGRIRQVLNSALPQQQ